The sequence ggaatgaacaaatgatatgcaccatttatcattcagcaaataaacgccaatatgtttgaaaactttggtaaaatttaatcatttttctacgctaatcaccctcaataatttaaattgttactgatttcttgcaaatgagggcattgcaagatcttaagtgtgggaaggggttaaattctttcgtaatttttaaatttttttatttatacacttggttaccattagaaatactagtaaagcaatagttgtattagaatctagtgctctctgataataaagaacagccatagtcttatatactgactacccaattctagtaaaaattttcaaaattttcaaataaatgaactcaaaatcatgtttatacatatttatgaacgataaaactaggtgttaacaccgaaattattgttacctcggaaaggacataaattgagaaacaaaccaaaatgttagaattcatttaaaatggaatagaggacaataaaaaggaaaataaaaaccaagtgtgggaaaatttaccaagttatttaaaacatatatcacatatttttgtacaaataactgaagatacttttgttttggactaatctaaacagttttaccaaatttactgtaatatatttgaaagaaagatggatctacacgatgaatcaattccatcattaaaaggaagtaaagtcttccgaaaaagaaacgcgcttcttgatttaggtcatgaagttgtcgtccagaccagctgtaggttgatgaaaaatctagaaaagtcatctctaaaatcagcatgaaatccacggacctaagcatcaaacagggtcgtcaagtggtcagacttatcctaaccatgagaggatctgtctcgtaaaatagggagggcgccgtacaaattagcttgataagactaatgaaccagatctccagaaaggataatctccttaaagatcaaaaatcagcttttaagcctgatattactcaatcctagagattgaccttaaagattgagaattacaaactcatggaattcgatgatatctaaactcgagcttgaacgagaaaatagtttgatcaaaattacaaaccgatttattttctgaaaccccatttttaatgcgttcattaccattgaatgtaaaatcctaggaattcacctggaattcattaggtcacctgaaccaaatcgggtgtcaaccgtaagaacggtggttgaatagcatggtcaaagataggaccttgtgccagaccgaaaaattataagggtgagctttactattgatcCTATCAAGGATAGTAGTTGCATCCgatatgttatagaccataattaaaagcatgtcaggggacatttccttaacagttgcttgttctacgctttcctttacaaccggacggtagtttaccgaaaggtaatatacggagcaagtatactggacatgttgctttcccaatacaaggttagcaagtgggtgacacaaaaccacaagttttgagctaaaattttcaaatctgaaacccaccaaacccacaaaaacattttgcaaacaccggtgaagggttatttcggaaaaacttatttagggtaaaagctagatttaattttcaaaagatcaaatgttttcataaagatccaatttccttaatggatctaaattttcatagtcatgtgagactgtaaaccacatcgttactaccattgtttataccgccgtatagaaatcactgatgtacaaagtgtgaagaataaagaagtgattctagtatttttatttcaagactatattgcttgaggacaagcaacgctcaagtgtgggaatatttgataatgctgaaaacgaacatatatttcataacattatccctcaagaaagacaagcttttagttgcaattgttctatttacaagtgatattcgtttaaataataaaaggtgaagactaaagacagattcgacgaattgaagacgcaaacgaccaaaaagctcaaaagtacaaaatacaatcaaagaagttccaattattgataagaaacgtctcaaaattacaagagtacaagacgcaaaacataaagtacaagatattaaattgtacgcaaggacattcgaaaattcggagccgggaccaaagtcaactatcaacgctcgacgcaacggactaaaaattacaagttaactatgcacataaataaaatataatatttaaataattcttataattatttatatattatattattatttataaacgtcgacaaacaagaaaacaaagaattttgagctgatacctaccaccatgcgatcgcatggcctggaggcataaaagccatgcgatcgcatgtccctgaaatccaggcctggtcctataaattcgcgtgttttggctcagtttatatatcatatatccatctctctatctatacgtaaatatatttatatttatattataattttaattttaattttaaattctaataataagggtatgttagcgaatgttgtaagggtgtaagtcaaaattctgtccgtgtaacgctacgctatttttaatcactgtaagttatggttaatgttatttttaatttaatgtctcgtagctaagttattattatccttatttaagacaaagtaatcatgatgttgggctgaaaatattaaaattgggtaattgggctttgtaccataattgaggtttggacaaaagaacgacacttgtgaaaattagactatgggctattaatgggctttatatttgtttaactaaaagatagtttgttaattttaatataaagatttacaattggacgtacctataaataaccacatacactcgatcggacacgatgggcagaatatttatatgtacgaataatcgttcatttaaccggacacgggaatggattaatagtctatggaattattaaaacaggggtaaaattatgtacaaggacacttggcataattgttaacaaagtattaaaaccttgggttacacgcagtcgatatcctggtgtaattattaaacaaagtattaaaaccttgttacagtttaagtccccaattagttggaatatttgacttcggatataatgataatttgatgaggacactcgcactttatatttatgactgatggactgttatggacaaaaaccagaaggacatattaaataatccaggacaaagaacaattaacccatgggaataaactaaaaatcaacacgtcaaacatcatgattatggaagtttaaataagcataattcttttattttcatatttaattgcacttctaattatcgtacttttatttattgtcattgtatttaattgcacttttaattatcgtactttttaattatcgcacttttatttatcgcaatttcattatcgttatttattttacgctttaaattaagtcttttatttatttaatattttacattaggttttaactgcgactaaagttttaaaaattgacaaaccagtcattaaacggtaaaaccccctttttataataataatattacttatatatatatttgtttttttttataaattaaaactaatatagcgttaagcttgtttaagtgtatccctgtggaacgaaccggacttactaaaaactacactactgtatgattgggtacactgcctataagtgttgtagcaaggtttaggtatatccattctataaataaataaatatcttgtgtaaaattgtatcatatttaatagtattttgttataaaaataatactatttcctagtacacctcgcacacatcaaattCCGACAAACCCGATTTTTCACCTCGATCCAACACACATTATACGGGTGTATCATTAACCGTGACTCCTAGAAAAACCACTTGTTCATCTTCTTCGGTCGATGGCAACAAAGTTGCCATTGGAGAAGATCTACCCGAAGTAACGAAGACTCTAGTGTACCCAATTAGACCCGATTCTCCACTAGTTTCGACATCCCTTGAGATCCCACTCAAACAACACCCCTCAACAATACCAGAAAGCATTAGCTTGTTAGGAATTTCAACACCTACAACTCCATCTTGCAATtcatcaaccatatacatggttccccaCTTGTACCCGCGAGCAATTATAAGACCTCCTTTAAATACTGTTCACCTTTGATCCCCAAATAGAACATGACACCTATCATCGGGATCAATCTACTCTTGAGCTTTGGGATGAACCTCACGTTCCTCAAGATCCAAACATAATCTAAGTTTCTAATAACTATGCCACCAACACCCGCGACATTAAGTGTCTTCCCATCTGCAACTTGAACCTTACTGGAATACAACTTGAAAttcaccatctcgttcatgtatggTGTAGCATGAAACAAGGCACCCGAAATtaaaacccaagattcgtcaagaacTTCCTTTTGGCAAATCAACGCATCCTCGATCACCATAGTCACCACGCTTCCACACGACATAAGACTCTGGAACTTTAAATTGTAGTGATCAACTAGTTGATATTTCCAACACACCACATTATTGCTCCTTAATGGACTTCTTGACCTAGATCTTCCTCGACTAACACTTAGAACCAAACTTCCACTTGAATCTTTCTTTCGAATACAGTCGCTGAAAATCAAATCACGAATTCCTTTAAAAGTGAGTTTAGTAGTTCCGGATGAACTACTAACCGCCGTAACCGTAGCAGCCCAACTATTGGACAACAGAGAGAGCAAAAACAAAGCTCAAGCTCATCATCGAATTTAATGTCAACCCAATTTAACCGGGTTAAAATCAAATTAAATTCATTCACATGATCCGCCGCCGAGGAACACTCCATCATCCTAGCAATTACCAATTGCCAAATCGAAACTTTGTTCAAAGCGGATGGCTTTTCATGCATGTTAGATAAAGCCGTAATCAATCCCGTGGTTGTGATTTGACTGACAATGTTGTAAGCaacgttcttggccagagaaagtcgAACAACCCCTAGGGCTTGCCTATCAAAGAAGTCCCACTCTCCTTGCCCCATTTCTTCTGGTTTAACACCTGTTAAGGGTTGGTAAAGCCTGTTCTGATAGAGAATGTCTTCAATTTGAATCTTTCAAAAGCTAAAATCAGTTCCATTAAACCGATCAACCTTCACACCACTCTTTTCCGCCATTGCTCCCTAAAAAATGAAcctaagctcttgataccacttgttaagaaTAAGTGTGTGAGCCCTAATAAGACTTGATAACCTCAAGTTAACAAACCCACTTACAATAAATGATTAAAGTGAACAACACGAAGAAAAGTAGCaaaaaagataaataaaaaacaagaatttaacgaggttatatgtaatcataATGATTACTTTAATCTTCGGCCAACCAaagagtatttttattattaaaattcgtAAGTACAATTTATAGGTTACTGTCTGGTCAATCTCCTTATACGGGAGACTTTCTCCCAATATGGGAAGTAGTTCTGAACAACTCTCCCTAATTCTTCCTATATGGGAGCCACCTCCTTGTGCGAGAAGCATTATCCTTATGTGGGAGAGCTTCAGGTACACCAATTTTTGACTTGTTTAACTCGACTTCGCACTCCAATATGAATGATGTCATTATTTGAAGTGACCTAAGAGATTCACATTCTTACatcattatgttaatattattcaATCTTAAGCTTGAattcttcttttctttctcttATTGTATGATTAGTTTGTTTGTAGGTTGGAGTGTTGTTCCATGCTTGTTGCTGTTCTCCTTGATGGGCTTGCTTCTGTTCTTGGGCTTACTGATGCTTCTAATGTCTCGTTGGTGTCTTTTGTGTTATTGGGCTCATTATGTTGTCCAGCCCATCTGCTTCTATCCGTTGTGGTGATCGGATATTTAGGCTGATATGAAGCCTCTTGCTAGGGCAACACACACGCTCTCATACATTCATCATTGCTATCTCATCAACATTGATCTGCTTAAATTAGGGCTTATACCCATCGTGTGTGATCATATATTATACATTCAATCTTGGTTCCATTTTGATTTATCATTCATTTGTATCAGTTGAGACTGTGTTCTGGTTGTGTTTCACTTCAATTGAACAATTTTGGTTATACTAATTTCGGCTCATGTATTGATTGCATGGTTATAATTGGTTATTGGAAGATTTATGGTATTGAATCGCTATTTTTTCATGGTATCAGAGTGGGCTACGCTTTGATTTCCTTGTCCTCTTCGTTCATCAAAAATCTAGGGTTTGCGGTTCTGATTTGGGGTTTCTTTTCCGGTATCTTCTGGTGAAGAGATTTCATGTTCCGCTGCATATCTGTCTTGTTAGTTATACCCGTGTTGACCAATCTCTGTGCCCAACTCTTGATCTGGATCCCTTTGAGATCCATGAATACCTGATCAAGCACGGTCAGATTATTGACCTAGGTTGTTTCTCTTGTTCTTTGTACTTTATTTAATGTGCATATTGCTTGGTTAATAACCAACTGCTTGCTGGAGTTGTACGTTCTCTTTACAGGTGTATGGGTTGCACTTGTTGCTGTGATTTTGTGTTACTGTGTTCTTGATATTATTGTCTGTTGTTATTTTTTTCCTGCTTGGTTGCTCTGTTTTTGCTTCTTATCTGCTATTATGGGTGATGAAAATGCTATTACCCTAATTAGTAAAATTGATTTTGGAGATCCTCTGTACTTGCATGCTAGTGACACAACTAATGCACCTTTAATCTCTATCAAACTTATAGGAACTGAAAATTATAATGTTTAGAGCAGAACTATGCTTCTGGATTTATCAGCTAAAAACAAAGTAGGTTTTGTTAAAGGAACCTTGTTAAAAAATGATGATAATGAAGTTCTTGCTGCCCAATGGGATAAGTGTAATTCTGTTGTCTTGTCTTGGTTATTAAGCTCTATATCTGAGGAATTATACTCTGGACAAATATTCTCTGCTACTGCTTCTGTTGTTTGGTCTGAATTAAAGGAAACATATGATAAGGTAGATGGATCTATAACCTTTAATTTGCATCAAAAAATTAGCTCTATAAAGCAAAATGGTAGTAGTTTGTCAGAATATTATCATAAACTAAACACCTTGTGGAAACAATATGATGAAATGGTTAAACTTCCTGAGTGTGTTTGTACTGCTGCCCCTGAATTTCTACAACATAACAAAGTCTTAAAATTGATGCAATTTCTTATGGTACTTGATGATGTTTACATGTCTATTAGAAGTAATATTTTCCTTAAAGATCCTTTGCCTGATGTTAAGTCTGTATTTGCCATTCTTTCAAGAGAAGAATTACACAAGTGGGTTTCTAGGGTTGGTACATCTAAGTCTCAAAACTCTGCCTTTGTTGCTCAAACTAATGATAACTCATGGTCAAACAGAAATAGTAAACTGGTAATATTGGAGGGGAAAGAAGTTTTAATAGGGGTCCTAACCCTAATCTTAAATGCACTAAATGCAACAAACTTGGACACACCATTGATTGGTGTTTTGAAATTGTTGGATATCCTAATAACTATAAGAAATCTTTCAATGGAAATTTAAATAAAACCACCACTCATGTATCAAGTTATGCTGTTTCTGATTCTTTGTCTAGTTCCACTACATCCTCTTCTAATATTGGTTCTACTAACTCTTGTATTTCTGTTCCCATGTCTTTGAGTAGTGAACAAATGATGAAGCTTTTAAGCATGCTTAATGAAAAGGGCCCTCAAACCTCTGAATCTGTCTCTAATATGTCAGGtaacataataaataataatgtgtTCTTTAATGACAACTTTCAAAGATTTTTTTAATTTCAATTCTTGTGAAAATAAGTGTCAAGGTTGGATTATAGACTCTGGGGCTAATCAATATATGACTATCTCTGAACAAGGTCTTGATAATGTTGTTGATGTGTCTGAATTAAACCTACAAGTCTCACATCCTAATGGTACTAAAGTTAAGGTTAAAAAAATTGGAAACCTAAGATTAAATAAGGACATTATTCTAACTGATATGTTAATTATCCCTGGATATTGTGTGAGTCTTCTGTCTTTTAATAACCAAGCTGGTCAAAGAAAATAAAATGTTTGTTGGATTTGATGCCTTTAACTGTTACATTCAGGATTTGAAAACAAGAACTACCTACATTCACGATTTGAAAACAACAACTACCCTGGGGACTGGTAGTGTGAATGGTGGCATGTATTCCTTTGACTATTATAAAGGTGAACCTCTTATGTGGAACTCTGTGTATGCTTGTAATTTTGAATCTGTTATATTAGGGCACCCCTCTAGTCCTGTCCTTAACATTCTTAAACATAAACTAAATCTTGATAAAATTGTTGAAGATATACCTTGTGAAACTTTCTTAAAAGCTAAACATGTTAAAGACCATTTTCCCTTAAGTGATCATGTGACTAAAGAACTCGGTGAACTTATTCATATGAATTTGTAGGGTCCTTATAGGGTAGATAGTAGAGAAGGATATAAATACTTCCTTACCATTATATTGTTGATGATCATACAAGGGTTGTGTGGGTTTACTtattaaagacaaaagatgaagTGTTTGATAACTTCTACAATTATGTGAACCTATTACTTAATCAGTTTGAAAA comes from Rutidosis leptorrhynchoides isolate AG116_Rl617_1_P2 chromosome 4, CSIRO_AGI_Rlap_v1, whole genome shotgun sequence and encodes:
- the LOC139841045 gene encoding uncharacterized protein, whose product is MLLDLSAKNKVGFVKGTLLKNDDNEVLAAQWDKCNSVVLSWLLSSISEELYSGQIFSATASVVWSELKETYDKVDGSITFNLHQKISSIKQNGSSLSEYYHKLNTLWKQYDEMVKLPECVCTAAPEFLQHNKVLKLMQFLMVLDDVYMSIRSNIFLKDPLPDVKSVFAILSREELHKWVSRVGTSKSQNSAFVAQTNDNSWSNRNSKLVILEGKEVLIGVLTLILNALNATNLDTPLIGVLKFSTTSSSNIGSTNSCISVPMSLSSEQMMKLLSMLNEKGPQTSESVSNMSDSGANQYMTISEQGLDNVVDVSELNLQVSHPNGTKVKVKKIGNLRLNKDIILTDMLIIPGYCDLKTRTTYIHDLKTTTTLGTGSVNGGMYSFDYYKGEPLMWNSVYACNFESVILGHPSSPVLNILKHKLNLDKIVEDIPCETFLKAKHVKDHFPLSDHVTKELGELIHMNL